The Thermoanaerobaculia bacterium genome includes a region encoding these proteins:
- the tyrS gene encoding tyrosine--tRNA ligase: protein MRTRPLNPAMVEELTRNAANVLPEGGLAEKLKRGRPLRVKLGIDVTAPDVTLGNGIPLQRMRAFQDAGHLGVLIVGDYTTRIGDPSGRSEKRPMIDPAEIDANAQRYFDHASTIIDPEKTELRFNSEWLGKLDFAEILRLTRTTTIARLLERDDFQKRFAASAPISVSELLYPLMQAYDSVAVQADVELGGTDQLFNLLTGREVMAEYGLDPQVAFTVKYLDSWDGTGMSASRGNYIGLKEAPEEQFGKTMRIPDELLEQWWTLVAERPVPPGDAMAAKLELARFIVRRAWGDDAARAAEEHFTRVVRRHEAPDEVPELVLPDGDPVHLPALLVASLGVGSTSEARRLIEQGGVKVNGEAVESLDLARGALSGALLQVGKRRFARLTA from the coding sequence GTGCGGACGCGTCCACTGAACCCGGCCATGGTCGAGGAACTGACCCGGAATGCGGCCAATGTGCTGCCGGAAGGCGGCCTCGCAGAGAAGCTGAAGCGCGGCCGGCCGCTGCGTGTGAAGCTCGGCATCGACGTCACTGCCCCGGACGTGACGCTCGGCAACGGGATCCCGCTCCAGCGGATGAGGGCCTTCCAGGACGCGGGCCATCTCGGCGTCCTGATCGTCGGCGACTACACGACGCGGATCGGGGATCCGTCCGGGCGCTCCGAGAAGCGGCCGATGATCGACCCGGCCGAGATCGACGCCAACGCGCAGCGCTACTTCGACCACGCGAGCACGATCATCGACCCCGAGAAGACGGAGCTCCGCTTCAACAGCGAGTGGCTCGGAAAGCTCGACTTCGCCGAGATCCTTCGCCTGACGCGGACGACGACGATTGCCCGGTTGCTCGAGCGCGACGACTTCCAGAAACGCTTCGCCGCGAGCGCGCCGATCTCCGTCTCGGAGCTGCTCTACCCGTTGATGCAGGCATACGACTCGGTGGCGGTTCAGGCGGACGTCGAGCTCGGCGGCACCGACCAGCTCTTCAACCTGTTGACGGGCCGCGAGGTGATGGCCGAATACGGCCTCGACCCTCAGGTCGCCTTCACGGTGAAGTACCTCGACAGCTGGGACGGCACCGGGATGAGCGCTTCGCGCGGCAACTACATCGGTCTGAAGGAGGCGCCCGAGGAGCAGTTCGGGAAGACGATGCGCATCCCCGACGAGCTGCTCGAGCAGTGGTGGACGCTGGTCGCCGAGCGGCCTGTTCCGCCCGGCGACGCGATGGCTGCGAAGCTCGAGCTCGCGCGGTTCATCGTCCGCCGCGCGTGGGGGGACGACGCCGCCCGCGCCGCGGAGGAGCACTTCACGCGGGTCGTCCGCCGGCACGAGGCGCCGGACGAGGTGCCCGAGCTCGTCCTGCCGGACGGCGATCCCGTCCACCTGCCGGCGCTGCTCGTCGCGTCGCTCGGCGTGGGGTCCACGTCCGAGGCGCGGCGCCTGATCGA